From the genome of Biomphalaria glabrata chromosome 1, xgBioGlab47.1, whole genome shotgun sequence, one region includes:
- the LOC106073613 gene encoding probable gluconokinase isoform X3, producing MASGYPLTDEVTETVCVETQTQIGPRSDLPRQDRIPWLLAIYGYIKSLSDSNTPGIVTCSALKRKYRDILVFGEDALRKEHAGTQENGCPVLFVYLKGSPTLISARLKERKGHFMPAELLQSQIDILEEPDEFERHVTVDIDCSVDTIVSSIIKHIK from the exons atggcCTCGGGCTACCCTTTAACTGATGAG gtcacagagacagtttgtgtagaaacacaaactcaaatcggcccccgaagtgatctacccaggcag gATAGAATACCTTGGCTCCTCGCTATATACGGTTACATAAAAag TTTATCAGATTCTAATACACCAGGTATTGTAACTTGCTCGGCGCTGAAACGAAAGTATAGGGACATTTTGGTATTTGGCGAGGACGCTTTAAGAAAGGAACATGCTGGCACTCAGGAGAACGGTTGCCCTGTACTCTTTGTCTACCTCAAAGGCTCACCTACATTGATTTCTGCCCGTCTAAAGGAGCGCAAAGGTCACTTCATGCCCGCCGAACTCCTCCAGTCACAGATTGACATACTAGAGGAGCCTGATGAGTTCGAAAGACATGTAACAGTTGATATAGACTGCTCTGTGGATACCATTGTTTCTAGTATAATAAAACATATCAAATAG